One genomic region from Microcella humidisoli encodes:
- the rpoZ gene encoding DNA-directed RNA polymerase subunit omega: protein MADKNSGIIEPPIDDLLSKVDSKYQLVIFASKRARQINDYYADLHEGSLFDNVGPLVDSTVDDKPLSVALHEINEDKLVLTRLTD, encoded by the coding sequence ATGGCTGACAAGAACTCGGGCATTATCGAGCCCCCCATCGACGATCTGCTGTCGAAGGTCGACTCGAAGTACCAGCTGGTCATCTTCGCCTCGAAGCGCGCGCGCCAGATCAACGACTACTACGCCGACCTGCACGAGGGCAGCCTGTTCGACAACGTCGGCCCGCTCGTCGACTCGACCGTCGACGACAAGCCGCTCTCGGTCGCGCTGCACGAGATCAACGAGGACAAGCTCGTCCTGACCCGCCTCACGGACTAG
- the coaBC gene encoding bifunctional phosphopantothenoylcysteine decarboxylase/phosphopantothenate--cysteine ligase CoaBC, with amino-acid sequence MTVVLGITGGIAAYKAVGVAREFVVAGHDVHIVATEGALRFVGRPTLEAISRNPVHTDLYEGVAEVRHVALGQRADLIVIAPATAHTIASLAAGLAGDLLGTTVLASAAPLVIAPAMHTEMWEHAATVANIATLRARGVTIVGPDSGRLTGTDVGAGRMTEPAAIAAAALAVVGPRDLAGRRILISAGGTREPLDPVRFLGNRSSGRQGVALAAAALARGADVTLVAAHLDVAPPSGATLVEVGTAAELEAAMREGAAHADTVIMSAAVADFRPTVVAEGKIKKDAVGETLRLELERTPDVLAGLAAARRPGQRIVGFAAETEADEQQLLRIAAEKAARKGVDLLVVNRVGWNEGFGAPTNAVIMLDGGGSVVARAEGEKATVAHRILDLLV; translated from the coding sequence CTGACGGTCGTGCTCGGCATCACGGGCGGCATCGCGGCGTACAAGGCCGTCGGTGTCGCCCGTGAGTTCGTCGTGGCCGGCCACGACGTGCACATCGTCGCGACGGAGGGCGCACTGCGCTTCGTCGGGCGTCCGACGCTCGAGGCGATCAGTCGCAATCCCGTGCACACCGACCTCTACGAGGGCGTCGCCGAGGTGCGCCACGTGGCACTCGGGCAGCGCGCCGACCTCATCGTGATCGCGCCCGCGACGGCCCACACGATCGCCTCGCTCGCGGCGGGGCTCGCGGGCGACCTGCTCGGCACGACGGTGTTGGCGAGCGCCGCACCCCTCGTGATCGCGCCCGCCATGCACACCGAGATGTGGGAGCACGCGGCAACGGTGGCCAATATCGCGACGCTGCGGGCGCGCGGGGTGACTATCGTCGGTCCCGACTCCGGGCGACTGACGGGCACCGACGTCGGCGCGGGGCGTATGACCGAGCCCGCCGCGATCGCGGCCGCCGCACTGGCGGTCGTCGGACCGCGAGATCTCGCCGGCCGCCGCATCCTGATCTCGGCCGGGGGCACGCGCGAGCCGCTCGACCCCGTGCGCTTTCTCGGCAACCGCTCGAGCGGCCGGCAGGGTGTCGCCCTCGCGGCCGCCGCCCTCGCGCGCGGCGCTGACGTGACGCTCGTCGCCGCCCATCTCGATGTCGCCCCTCCCTCCGGGGCGACCCTCGTCGAGGTCGGCACGGCCGCCGAGCTCGAGGCGGCCATGCGCGAGGGCGCCGCGCACGCCGACACCGTGATCATGAGCGCCGCAGTCGCCGACTTCCGACCAACCGTCGTCGCCGAGGGCAAGATCAAGAAGGATGCCGTGGGCGAGACCCTGCGCCTCGAACTGGAGCGCACTCCCGATGTGCTCGCGGGGCTCGCCGCCGCGCGGCGCCCCGGGCAGCGCATTGTGGGGTTCGCCGCCGAGACGGAGGCCGACGAGCAGCAGTTGCTGCGCATCGCGGCCGAGAAAGCCGCGCGCAAAGGCGTCGATCTGCTCGTCGTCAACAGGGTGGGCTGGAACGAAGGGTTCGGCGCTCCGACCAATGCCGTCATCATGCTCGACGGCGGCGGTAGCGTGGTGGCACGGGCCGAGGGCGAGAAGGCGACCGTCGCGCACCGTATCCTCGACCTGCTCGTCTAG
- a CDS encoding RsmB/NOP family class I SAM-dependent RNA methyltransferase, translating into MTDRPQSEGSRARARTTATPRQVAFDVLRAVADDDAYANLLLPPRLRRARLTGADAAFATELTYGTLRRRGHYDRVIALAASREIGAIDPVALDVLRLGAHQLLGMSTPAHAAVGETVELTRRARAARTTGFVNAVLRTISRDDDATWTGRLLEGVTDSDERAGVAHAHPPWLVGALRTALEREGRGAELEALLVADNLPPRVTLASLPGLSGPETLGERTSYSPVGARSAAGDPAAHPAVAAGSARVQDEGSQLAALALSRAHPVGAGERWLDLCAGPGGKAALLAAEARAAGADLVANEVVPARAELVRRALHAVDPGVEVRVGDGRAIGASEPRAFDRILLDAPCTGLGALRRRPEARWRKTEADVAPLAALQGELLRSALAALRPGGVLAYVTCSPHPDETTAIVDALLTERPDEVAPLDARAVLAGLTLTPLDLGELPHGAAQLWPHRHGTDAMFIQLLTRLATLAT; encoded by the coding sequence GTGACCGACCGGCCGCAGTCGGAGGGGTCGCGAGCCCGGGCGCGCACCACGGCGACGCCGCGCCAGGTGGCCTTCGACGTGCTGCGTGCGGTCGCCGACGACGATGCCTATGCCAATCTCCTGCTGCCGCCGCGCCTGCGCCGTGCGCGGTTGACGGGAGCCGACGCGGCCTTCGCGACCGAGCTGACCTACGGCACGCTGCGTCGTCGGGGCCATTACGACCGGGTCATCGCTCTCGCCGCGAGTCGGGAGATCGGCGCGATCGATCCCGTCGCGCTCGACGTGCTGCGGCTCGGGGCGCACCAGCTGCTCGGCATGAGCACGCCCGCCCACGCTGCCGTCGGCGAGACGGTCGAGCTGACGCGCCGGGCACGCGCCGCCCGAACGACCGGGTTCGTCAACGCTGTGCTGCGCACCATTTCGCGCGACGACGACGCGACCTGGACCGGGCGCCTGCTCGAGGGGGTCACCGACTCCGATGAGCGCGCCGGCGTCGCGCACGCCCATCCTCCGTGGCTCGTGGGGGCGCTGCGCACAGCCCTCGAGCGGGAGGGTCGGGGCGCCGAGCTCGAGGCGCTGCTCGTGGCCGACAATCTGCCGCCCCGCGTGACGCTGGCGTCGCTTCCGGGGCTGAGCGGCCCCGAGACGCTCGGCGAGCGCACGTCCTACTCGCCGGTCGGCGCCCGATCGGCGGCGGGCGACCCCGCCGCGCACCCCGCCGTCGCCGCGGGCTCCGCCCGGGTGCAGGACGAGGGTTCGCAGCTCGCGGCGCTCGCGCTGTCCCGCGCGCACCCGGTAGGAGCGGGGGAGCGCTGGCTCGACCTGTGCGCCGGTCCGGGCGGCAAGGCCGCGCTGCTCGCCGCCGAAGCCCGCGCGGCCGGCGCCGACCTCGTCGCGAACGAGGTCGTGCCCGCGCGCGCCGAGCTCGTCCGCCGGGCGCTGCACGCGGTCGATCCCGGCGTCGAGGTGCGCGTCGGAGACGGCCGCGCGATCGGCGCGAGCGAACCGCGCGCCTTCGACCGCATCCTGCTCGACGCCCCCTGCACGGGACTCGGGGCCCTGCGCCGCCGACCCGAGGCCCGCTGGCGCAAGACCGAGGCCGATGTCGCCCCGCTCGCCGCGCTGCAGGGCGAGCTGCTGCGCAGCGCGCTCGCGGCGCTGCGGCCCGGGGGAGTGCTCGCCTATGTGACGTGCTCGCCGCACCCCGACGAGACGACCGCGATCGTGGATGCCCTCCTCACCGAGCGCCCCGACGAGGTCGCCCCGCTCGACGCACGGGCCGTGCTCGCGGGGCTCACGCTCACCCCGCTCGATCTCGGCGAGCTGCCGCATGGAGCCGCGCAGCTCTGGCCGCACCGGCACGGAACCGATGCGATGTTCATCCAGCTGCTGACGCGCCTCGCTACGCTGGCGACGTGA
- a CDS encoding primosomal protein N' family DNA-binding protein produces the protein MSSASIARVLLDSPLPQLDRLFDYRIPDRWRELAQPGVRVLVPLRSAGRQAKGYIVELADEVGYEGVLSELDEVVSPAPVLDAVVWRLVRRAADRAAGVASDLVRLAVPPRQVRVEKAWLARRAESAAATAARETTRPSAPAVTGYAAESLAAVLPGAGDPLVAVGTDESEARRRVALTAIPTPVELADGSWVPAALRTLAELAAASLAAGRSAIISVPDYRDLDHLSSCLAALAPAEDVARIDAVQPAADRYRAFLRTLEPRPVIVIGNRSALLAPAPALGLIAVWDDGDGLHVEPHAPGIHSRDLALLRQEDAGCALVLAAHARSTDVQRLVELGWMSAVEPSGRWRRRITPTAHQTAPDAAAARARIPSSAWRAVADALQRGPVLVQVARPGYAPRLACVDCGETARCTTCRGPLGIPRAGAAASCRWCGALAVGWRCATCEGERWRTVGQGSVRTADELGRAFPGARVVVSDGATPLQSAPAGRTLVVATRGAEPLVPGGYRAVLLLDGEGMLARESLRVVEDCVRSWCNAAALAAPDAPVLLVGVGGPVATALATGSPERIAASELADRRTLRFPPAVRVAALAGTPEAVARATALLDDLDGVDVLGPIELDEGRVRAIVRLDYGRGAEVAGLLKAELVRGATARAPRVPGAPPRRRVPALRVRFDDTEPFDDPTGRPPGP, from the coding sequence GTGTCCTCGGCATCCATCGCCCGGGTGCTGCTCGATTCGCCCCTGCCGCAGCTCGACCGGCTGTTCGACTACCGCATCCCCGACCGCTGGAGAGAGCTCGCGCAGCCGGGCGTGCGCGTGCTCGTGCCGTTGCGATCCGCCGGGCGACAGGCGAAGGGCTACATCGTCGAGCTCGCCGACGAGGTCGGCTACGAGGGAGTGCTGAGCGAGCTCGACGAGGTCGTCTCGCCCGCGCCCGTGCTCGACGCCGTGGTGTGGCGGCTCGTGCGGCGCGCCGCCGATCGTGCGGCGGGCGTCGCGAGCGACCTCGTTCGACTCGCGGTGCCGCCGCGGCAGGTGCGGGTCGAGAAGGCCTGGCTCGCGCGCCGTGCCGAGTCGGCCGCCGCAACCGCCGCCCGCGAGACCACGCGCCCCTCGGCGCCCGCCGTGACCGGCTATGCCGCCGAGTCCCTCGCCGCGGTCCTGCCCGGCGCGGGCGACCCGCTCGTCGCCGTCGGTACCGACGAGTCCGAGGCGCGCCGCCGCGTCGCCCTCACCGCCATCCCCACCCCGGTCGAGCTCGCCGATGGCTCGTGGGTGCCGGCCGCCCTGCGCACCCTCGCCGAACTCGCCGCGGCGAGCCTCGCCGCGGGCCGCAGCGCGATCATCAGTGTTCCCGACTACCGCGACCTCGACCACCTCTCGAGCTGCCTCGCCGCGCTCGCGCCCGCAGAGGACGTCGCCCGCATCGATGCCGTGCAGCCCGCGGCCGACCGCTACCGGGCATTCCTGCGCACGCTCGAGCCGCGACCAGTCATCGTCATCGGCAACCGGTCGGCGTTGCTCGCGCCCGCCCCCGCCCTCGGGCTCATCGCCGTCTGGGATGACGGTGACGGCCTGCACGTCGAGCCGCATGCGCCGGGCATCCACAGTCGCGATCTGGCGCTCCTGCGGCAGGAGGATGCAGGATGCGCACTCGTGCTCGCCGCCCACGCACGCAGCACCGACGTGCAGCGCCTGGTCGAGCTCGGGTGGATGTCCGCGGTCGAGCCGAGCGGCCGCTGGCGGCGCCGCATCACGCCGACGGCCCACCAGACGGCGCCCGACGCGGCCGCGGCGCGGGCCCGCATCCCGTCGAGTGCGTGGCGCGCCGTCGCTGACGCCCTGCAGCGCGGTCCGGTGCTCGTGCAGGTGGCTCGGCCCGGCTACGCGCCGCGCCTGGCGTGCGTCGACTGCGGCGAGACCGCCCGCTGCACGACCTGCCGCGGTCCGCTCGGCATCCCGCGCGCGGGTGCCGCGGCCTCGTGTCGCTGGTGCGGCGCGCTCGCGGTCGGGTGGCGCTGCGCGACGTGCGAGGGGGAGCGTTGGCGCACGGTGGGGCAGGGGTCTGTGCGCACGGCCGACGAGCTCGGTCGAGCCTTCCCTGGCGCCCGCGTCGTGGTCTCCGACGGCGCGACTCCGCTGCAATCGGCACCGGCCGGTCGCACGCTCGTCGTCGCGACGCGCGGCGCTGAGCCGCTCGTTCCGGGCGGCTACCGCGCGGTGCTGCTGCTCGACGGCGAGGGGATGCTCGCGCGCGAGAGCCTGCGCGTTGTCGAAGACTGCGTGCGCTCGTGGTGCAACGCGGCCGCCCTGGCAGCCCCCGACGCGCCCGTACTGCTCGTCGGCGTCGGTGGGCCTGTCGCGACCGCGCTGGCGACGGGCAGCCCCGAGCGCATCGCCGCGAGCGAGCTCGCCGACCGCCGCACGCTCCGCTTCCCGCCCGCCGTGAGGGTGGCGGCGCTCGCGGGCACACCGGAGGCCGTCGCGCGCGCGACCGCACTGCTCGACGACCTCGACGGCGTCGACGTGCTCGGCCCCATCGAGCTCGACGAGGGCCGCGTTCGGGCCATCGTGCGCCTCGACTACGGCCGTGGCGCCGAGGTCGCCGGGCTGCTCAAGGCCGAGCTCGTTCGCGGTGCGACCGCCCGCGCCCCGCGGGTGCCGGGAGCGCCGCCGCGGCGCCGCGTGCCGGCGCTGCGCGTGCGGTTCGACGACACCGAGCCGTTCGACGACCCGACGGGACGCCCGCCGGGTCCCTGA
- the hisF gene encoding imidazole glycerol phosphate synthase subunit HisF, with the protein MAVSVRVIPCLDVAAGRVVKGVNFLDLRDAGDPIELARTYYEQGADEITFLDVKATVDNRETMFDLVRATAEQVFIPLTVGGGVRAVDDVARLLAHGADKIGVNSAAIARPALIDEIADRFGAQVCVLSLDVTRDAAAPSGFVVTTHGGRERTSIDAVAWARESIERGAGELLVNSIDADGTKNGFDLELIEAIAEISSVPVIASGGAGALQHFAPAVAAGAHAVLAASVFHNAELTVGQVKDALRAEGMSVR; encoded by the coding sequence ATGGCCGTCTCCGTCCGGGTCATCCCCTGCCTCGACGTCGCCGCGGGCCGCGTGGTCAAGGGGGTCAACTTCCTCGATCTGCGCGACGCGGGCGACCCCATCGAACTCGCGCGCACCTACTACGAGCAGGGTGCCGACGAGATCACGTTCCTCGACGTGAAGGCCACGGTCGACAACCGCGAGACGATGTTCGACCTCGTCCGGGCGACGGCCGAGCAGGTGTTCATCCCGCTCACGGTCGGGGGCGGCGTGCGCGCGGTCGACGACGTCGCTCGACTGCTCGCCCACGGGGCCGACAAGATCGGCGTCAACAGCGCCGCCATCGCACGCCCCGCGCTCATCGATGAGATCGCCGACCGATTCGGTGCCCAGGTCTGCGTGCTCTCGCTCGACGTCACGCGCGATGCCGCGGCACCGAGCGGCTTCGTCGTCACGACCCATGGCGGTCGAGAGCGCACGAGCATCGACGCCGTCGCGTGGGCGCGCGAGTCGATCGAGCGCGGCGCCGGCGAGCTGCTCGTCAACTCGATCGACGCCGACGGCACGAAGAACGGATTCGATCTCGAGCTCATCGAGGCGATCGCCGAGATCTCGAGCGTGCCCGTGATCGCCTCGGGTGGCGCAGGAGCGCTGCAGCACTTCGCCCCCGCGGTGGCGGCCGGTGCCCACGCCGTGCTCGCGGCGAGCGTCTTTCACAACGCGGAGCTCACGGTCGGCCAGGTCAAGGATGCGCTGCGCGCAGAGGGGATGAGCGTGCGATGA
- the hisG gene encoding ATP phosphoribosyltransferase, which translates to MLRIAVPNKGSLSETAVEMLVEAGYAGRRDPRALTVADPRNGVEFFYLRPRDIATYVGSGALDVGITGRDLLLDSGSAAVEIQPLDFGGSTFRFAAPPGTVSTLADLAGVRVATSYPGLVGGFLAQHGITAQLIRLDGAVESAVRLGVADAVADVVSTGSTLRAQGLEIVGPVILESTAVLISAQPDRAGIATLQRRLQGVLVARQYVLIDYDLPRELLERAQAITPGLESPTVSPLADGSWVAVRAMVPRDETNHVMDALYELGARAILVSSIHAARI; encoded by the coding sequence ATGCTGAGAATCGCGGTACCCAACAAGGGTTCGCTCTCCGAGACCGCCGTCGAGATGCTCGTCGAGGCGGGCTATGCGGGGCGCCGCGACCCGCGCGCGCTCACGGTCGCCGACCCGCGCAACGGCGTCGAGTTCTTCTACCTGCGCCCGCGCGACATCGCGACCTACGTCGGCTCGGGCGCGCTCGATGTGGGCATCACGGGCCGCGACCTGCTGCTCGACTCCGGCTCGGCCGCCGTCGAGATCCAGCCGCTCGACTTCGGCGGCTCGACCTTCCGCTTCGCCGCCCCTCCCGGCACCGTGTCGACGCTCGCCGATCTCGCGGGCGTGCGCGTCGCGACGAGCTACCCGGGGCTCGTGGGCGGCTTCCTCGCCCAGCACGGCATCACTGCTCAGCTCATCCGCCTCGACGGCGCCGTCGAATCGGCGGTGCGCCTCGGGGTGGCGGATGCGGTGGCCGACGTCGTCTCGACCGGCTCGACCCTACGCGCGCAGGGCCTCGAGATCGTCGGCCCCGTCATCCTCGAGTCGACGGCCGTGCTCATCAGCGCGCAACCCGACCGGGCCGGCATCGCGACGCTGCAACGGCGACTGCAGGGCGTGCTCGTCGCGCGGCAGTACGTGCTCATAGACTACGACCTGCCCCGCGAACTCCTCGAGCGGGCGCAGGCCATCACGCCGGGCCTCGAGTCGCCCACTGTCTCGCCCCTCGCCGACGGCTCGTGGGTCGCCGTGCGGGCCATGGTGCCGCGCGACGAGACCAATCACGTCATGGACGCGCTCTACGAGCTCGGTGCCCGGGCGATCCTCGTCAGCTCGATCCACGCCGCCCGCATCTGA
- a CDS encoding phosphoribosyl-ATP diphosphatase, whose product MKTFDALFAELSEKARVRPEGSGTVAQLDAGIHAIGKKIVEEAAEVWMAAEFQTDEQTAEEVSQLLYHLQVLLLAKGLTLDDVYKHL is encoded by the coding sequence GTGAAGACTTTCGACGCGCTGTTCGCCGAGCTGAGCGAGAAGGCGCGCGTGCGCCCCGAGGGCTCGGGAACCGTCGCGCAACTCGATGCGGGCATCCATGCGATCGGCAAGAAGATCGTCGAGGAGGCCGCCGAGGTGTGGATGGCCGCCGAGTTCCAGACCGACGAGCAGACGGCCGAAGAGGTCTCGCAGCTGCTGTACCACCTGCAGGTGCTGCTGCTGGCGAAGGGCCTCACGCTCGACGACGTCTACAAGCACCTCTAG
- a CDS encoding FKBP-type peptidyl-prolyl cis-trans isomerase, with product MSQNTKPEIDFFEGPAPTDLVITDLVVGTGAEAAPGSTVDVHYVGVEFETGEEFDASWNRGSSINFPLGSLIAGWQKGIPGMKVGGRRQLVCPPHLAYGPAGGGHRLSGKTLVFVIDLLGVS from the coding sequence ATGAGCCAGAACACGAAGCCCGAGATCGACTTCTTCGAGGGACCCGCGCCCACCGACCTCGTCATCACCGACCTCGTCGTCGGCACTGGCGCCGAGGCGGCCCCCGGGTCGACGGTCGACGTGCACTACGTCGGCGTCGAGTTCGAGACGGGCGAGGAGTTCGACGCCTCGTGGAACCGCGGATCGTCGATCAACTTCCCGCTCGGCAGCCTCATCGCCGGCTGGCAGAAGGGCATCCCCGGCATGAAGGTCGGCGGTCGCCGCCAGCTCGTCTGCCCGCCGCACCTCGCCTACGGTCCCGCCGGCGGCGGTCATCGTCTGTCGGGCAAGACGCTCGTCTTCGTCATCGACCTGCTCGGCGTCTCCTAA
- the metK gene encoding methionine adenosyltransferase, translating to MTALRLFTSESVTEGHPDKICDQISDSILDALLAADPHSRVAVETLVTTGLVHVAGEVTTSGYVDIPGIVRKRVTDIGYTSSDVWFDGRSCGVSVSIGEQSPDIAQGVDAAFESREGTSTDAGDVQGAGDQGIMFGYATTETPQLMPLPIWLAHRLAERLAEVRKQGVLDYLAPDGKTQVTIGYEGAVPRTVETVVLSTQHLPSVSTEQLREEVRRAVIDPVLEAAGFAAAAPRVLINPTGRFEIGGPQGDAGLTGRKIIVDTYGGASRHGGGAFSGKDPSKVDRSAAYAMRWVAKNAVAAGLADRLEVQVAYAIGTAAPVGLYVETFGTAHVDESRIIEAIRTVFDLRPGAIIRDLDLLRPIYAQTSTYGHFGRELPGFTWERLDRVDALRAEAGL from the coding sequence ATGACCGCGCTGCGACTGTTCACCTCCGAGTCGGTCACCGAAGGTCACCCCGACAAGATCTGCGACCAGATCTCCGACAGCATCCTCGACGCACTGCTGGCTGCTGACCCGCACAGCCGCGTCGCCGTCGAGACCCTCGTCACGACGGGCCTCGTGCACGTCGCGGGCGAGGTCACGACGAGTGGCTACGTCGACATCCCGGGCATCGTGCGCAAGCGGGTGACCGACATCGGCTACACCTCGAGCGACGTCTGGTTCGATGGCCGCTCGTGCGGCGTCTCGGTGTCGATCGGCGAGCAGTCGCCCGACATCGCCCAGGGCGTCGACGCGGCCTTCGAGTCGCGAGAGGGCACGAGCACCGACGCCGGCGACGTTCAAGGTGCGGGCGACCAGGGCATCATGTTCGGCTACGCCACGACCGAGACCCCGCAGCTCATGCCGCTGCCCATTTGGCTCGCGCACCGCCTGGCCGAGCGGCTGGCCGAGGTGCGCAAGCAGGGCGTGCTCGACTACCTCGCGCCCGACGGCAAGACGCAGGTGACGATCGGCTACGAGGGCGCCGTGCCCCGCACGGTCGAGACCGTCGTGCTTTCGACCCAGCACCTGCCCTCGGTCTCGACCGAGCAGCTGCGCGAGGAGGTGCGGCGCGCCGTCATCGACCCCGTGCTCGAGGCGGCCGGGTTCGCCGCCGCTGCGCCGCGCGTGCTCATCAATCCGACCGGGCGGTTCGAGATCGGCGGGCCGCAGGGCGACGCCGGGCTCACCGGCCGCAAGATCATCGTCGACACCTACGGCGGGGCGTCGCGCCACGGCGGCGGCGCCTTCAGCGGCAAGGACCCGTCGAAGGTCGACCGCTCCGCCGCCTACGCCATGCGCTGGGTCGCGAAGAATGCCGTCGCGGCGGGGCTCGCCGATCGGCTCGAGGTGCAAGTGGCCTACGCGATCGGCACCGCCGCCCCCGTCGGCCTGTACGTCGAGACCTTCGGCACGGCGCACGTCGACGAGTCCCGCATCATCGAGGCGATCCGCACGGTGTTCGACTTGCGGCCGGGCGCGATCATCCGCGACCTCGACCTCCTGCGTCCCATCTACGCCCAGACGAGCACCTACGGCCACTTCGGCCGTGAGCTTCCCGGCTTCACCTGGGAGCGCCTCGACCGCGTCGACGCGCTGCGCGCGGAGGCCGGTCTTTAG
- the rpe gene encoding ribulose-phosphate 3-epimerase: protein MTVRINPSILSADFVNLQRDVERIASADLVHVDVMDNHFVPNLTFGPQMVGRLQAIAPIPLDVHLMISDADRWAPGYAELGAFSVTFHAEAASDVVETARALRERGSRAGLAVKPGTAIEPYLELLPEFDQVLVMTVEPGFSGQSFMAETMPKLRTLRQAVERHGLDVWLQVDGGIALDTIGIAAEAGADTFVAGSAVYGRDSVEAAIAELRSAAEAHSHGTPGRV, encoded by the coding sequence GTGACCGTGCGCATCAATCCGAGCATCCTGTCGGCGGACTTCGTGAACCTGCAGCGCGATGTCGAGCGCATCGCGAGCGCCGATCTCGTGCACGTCGACGTCATGGACAACCACTTCGTGCCGAACCTCACCTTCGGTCCGCAGATGGTCGGTCGGCTGCAGGCGATCGCGCCGATTCCGCTCGACGTGCATCTCATGATCAGCGATGCCGACCGGTGGGCACCCGGCTACGCCGAGCTCGGGGCGTTCTCGGTCACCTTTCACGCCGAAGCCGCGAGCGATGTCGTCGAGACGGCGCGCGCGCTGCGCGAACGCGGCAGCCGCGCCGGACTCGCGGTCAAGCCCGGCACCGCGATCGAGCCGTACCTCGAGCTGCTGCCCGAGTTCGATCAGGTGCTCGTCATGACAGTCGAGCCCGGTTTCAGCGGGCAGTCGTTCATGGCCGAGACGATGCCGAAGCTGCGCACGCTGCGGCAGGCCGTCGAGCGCCACGGGCTCGACGTGTGGCTGCAGGTCGACGGTGGCATCGCGCTCGACACGATCGGCATCGCGGCCGAGGCGGGCGCCGACACCTTCGTCGCCGGGTCGGCCGTGTACGGCCGCGACAGCGTCGAGGCCGCCATCGCCGAGCTGCGCTCGGCCGCGGAGGCGCACTCGCACGGAACGCCCGGCCGGGTCTGA
- the hisI gene encoding phosphoribosyl-AMP cyclohydrolase — translation MSELDIDAVLDRVRFDAAGLLPAVIQQHDTREVLMVGWMDAEALRRTLTEGRVTFWSRSRQEYWRKGDTSGHAQHVRGAALDCDGDTLLVQIDQVGVACHTGARSCFDVDPLEPVVGARS, via the coding sequence ATGAGCGAGCTCGACATCGATGCGGTGCTCGACCGCGTGCGGTTCGATGCGGCCGGGCTGCTGCCGGCCGTCATCCAGCAGCACGACACGCGCGAGGTGCTCATGGTCGGCTGGATGGACGCCGAGGCGCTGCGCCGCACGCTCACCGAGGGCCGTGTGACGTTCTGGAGCCGCTCGCGGCAGGAGTACTGGCGCAAGGGCGACACGAGCGGCCACGCGCAGCACGTGCGCGGCGCCGCGCTTGACTGCGACGGAGACACCTTGCTCGTGCAGATCGACCAGGTAGGCGTGGCGTGCCACACGGGCGCGCGCTCCTGCTTCGACGTCGACCCGCTCGAGCCCGTTGTGGGAGCCCGCTCGTGA
- the fmt gene encoding methionyl-tRNA formyltransferase, with translation MRLVVAGSPEAAVPSVTTLAASEHEVVRVITRPPTPQGRRRVLSPTPVAVEAQRLGLPVLEARRLGEIESELLPLAVDLGVIVAYGALVRPPLLTWPRLGWINLHFSLLPRWRGAAPVQHAIIAGDAETGATVFQLTEGLDEGEWFARLTTPIGAQRTAGSLLDELSRSGADLVLEVVDALAAGTAVARAQEGEVTLAPKLERDDAELHWAEPAEAVHARLRGVTPEPGAFTRWAEQIIKIHEAAIARDAAPLPPGRVRRTGGRVLVGTATHPLELLRVQPAGKQSMPAADWARGLPADREPVFT, from the coding sequence CTGCGTCTCGTCGTCGCCGGCAGCCCCGAGGCTGCCGTTCCCTCCGTGACGACCCTCGCGGCGAGCGAGCACGAGGTCGTGCGGGTCATCACCCGCCCGCCCACGCCGCAGGGTCGCCGACGGGTGCTGTCGCCGACCCCCGTGGCGGTCGAAGCGCAGCGACTCGGCCTGCCCGTGCTCGAGGCGCGGCGCCTCGGCGAGATCGAGTCCGAGCTGCTGCCGCTGGCCGTCGATCTCGGCGTCATCGTCGCCTATGGGGCCCTCGTGCGCCCACCGCTGCTCACGTGGCCCCGCCTCGGCTGGATCAACCTGCACTTCTCGCTGCTGCCGCGCTGGCGCGGCGCGGCCCCCGTGCAGCACGCGATCATCGCCGGCGACGCCGAGACCGGGGCGACGGTGTTCCAGTTGACCGAGGGCCTCGACGAGGGCGAGTGGTTCGCGCGCCTGACGACACCGATCGGCGCACAGCGCACGGCCGGCTCGCTCCTCGACGAGCTCAGTCGGTCGGGAGCCGATCTCGTGCTCGAGGTCGTCGATGCCCTCGCGGCGGGAACGGCCGTCGCGCGGGCGCAAGAGGGCGAGGTGACGCTCGCGCCCAAGCTCGAGCGCGACGATGCCGAGCTGCACTGGGCTGAACCCGCGGAGGCCGTGCACGCGCGGCTGCGGGGCGTCACGCCCGAGCCGGGCGCCTTCACCCGCTGGGCGGAGCAGATCATCAAGATCCACGAGGCGGCGATCGCGCGGGATGCTGCGCCCCTCCCGCCGGGACGGGTGCGTCGCACGGGCGGTCGCGTGCTGGTCGGCACCGCGACGCACCCCCTCGAGCTGCTGCGGGTGCAGCCCGCGGGCAAGCAGTCCATGCCCGCAGCGGACTGGGCCCGAGGGCTGCCCGCCGACCGCGAGCCGGTGTTCACGTGA